In the genome of Doryrhamphus excisus isolate RoL2022-K1 chromosome 11, RoL_Dexc_1.0, whole genome shotgun sequence, the window ccctggtgtaggggGTTTCCAGGGTACTAccaaaatgaagaataaagactataaaaatatattaataatgacaaaaaaatgtatctaaCAAAATGTCAATTGTATGGAGTTgtggatcttccagaatctgcacctattcggctgtatttcctgttttaatttattccacccacgacccaaTTGCCCCTGGGCAACGCCGCCCATGTAGCCCATAGCTAGAAGCATATCAATTTAACTATCGCCCTGCTTTAAAATACATCTTTGGCTGTAtccaaacacacaagcaccagacctgattgGCATTGAGAGGATCCAGATGACTTGGCTTGGCATCTATCTGGTCGTCCATTTCACCTCTGCAGCAACACCGGCAACCAGCAGGCCAGCGACAGACTGTCATGGAGGTCTTCAGCATCAGCGTCTTTGTATCTGGAGCTGATTGAGCAAAGCGGGGATGATCCATGGAAGGTACTTGATCTCCATCTTGCTGGACCTACTCATCTTCTAATGCTTGCATTGATGATGTGTCATGTTGTCAAAAAAAGCTCCCATCTATCCCTTTAACAAAATGAAAACCCAATAAAACAGACGATGGTACATCACATTTGTAATTAATGCAACGTAATGATGATATAAGCATTTATTAGTCCCACAGCTTTCCTTTTCATCCGCCCATACATATATCAAATACTATACCAAGTACTACACAGTGAGGCAATTGTTAGCTAACGGCTTTAGCCACCATATCAATCACGGGCTgatggtcattgaacgcaccagcTACCATTCTCCGATGCCCAAACATGTATTTGGGTGCatttcccccctttttcctTCAcatcatatttgctcccaaatgctgaaaCTATATGGGAATGCATAAAAGGTCACATTTGATGACCGAGTGCTAATACTAGCAGCTAATACTAACAGCTAATACTGCGTCATTGCGGTACACAACGTCTCTGGTTGGtacacaacctctctgaaaaacaaagccCACCAAGCGGGATGGtggctttgttttaatttagtgcttctcatttgatgttgttcctgctaGCTTTATACATCATAAATAGGATCAACCACATGGCTATAATGTATCTTACTCTAGCTAATTTGGCCATGCTAattggctaacgctagcaaaacactggacttcagctaCAAGTCATCACATTGACGGCCCGCCAATATAGACAGTAACTCCCATTTAGCGGGCAGTTCAGTGCAAAAATCATCAGAAAGAtgtcaaaataagaaaaacactggttagttgggccacttttatgccaaggtagcactgtatatgacaataaaaacaatacctgcactgctccggtctctggcaggccatggaatccaGGATAAGTCAAACACGGCGACAGTAgatccaaataactttggtcttgccaCAAGAGCCATctaccagggctttgaagctaactttaccaatctaaatactcttttctttctccatttgccatcaatatttgttccagcttgtggcttcaagcaaactacggtgggggccgagggtcaaacaggaggagcccACGTTCAAAGAATCGAACTTCCATTAACgagttaactttgacagccctaatatttaCCGTTTAAAATGAGCTAGACTGCATGGCGCATGCGCCTGAACTGTGTGAGCGTTCCTGCTCGCACACAACAGTGTCGTGTAGCTGCGGCTCCCCCTGCTGGCCCCTCAGATGTCTTGCAGGTCCTTCTGGATGTCCCACAGCGTGGCACCGCTGGCCTGCAGCTGGGAAACCTCGTCGTCCGTCAGCGTGACGTTGACCACGCTGGCCACGCCCCCGGCGTTCAGCACGCACGGCAGGCTGAGGTAGACGTGCTCATGGATGCCGTACATGCCCTGAACATGTCCGGCAGACACATCTAGATCATCGTTTCGTGGTCGGGACTTTTACAAAAGAGGCTGAGATGTTCACCTGCACCATGGTGGAGACGGGATGGATCCTGTTCAAGTTCCTCAGGATGCTCTCCGTCAGGTCGGCCACGCTCAGGCCGATGGCCCAGTTGGTGTAACCCTTCAGCCTGATCACCTCGTAGGCGCTGCCAGGCACAAACGCCATTAAGACATGAGACAAGTACAATGGGagctttgcaggcccataaattatgggccacactttggacatccctggctTAGAAGGCCCACAAACAAacactaaataaataactaaaatctCTGCTGCTCATCACTCATAACAAAGGGGCGGCCAATGAGCATAATGTCCCCTTTAACATTGAATTTAAAGTGAAAAAGACTGTATAAAGGAACTGTTTCAATGGATGATAATGGAACGGTCTGAGCGTGTGTCACCTGTCCACCACCATCTTGTGCGTCTCCCTCCAGTTCTCCTCATCGCCGTCAGTGCCGATGTCCGGGTTCAACGCCTGCAGGTTGACCCCGGCCACGTTGGCTCCGCTCCACACGGGCACTGAAAACGACACGAGCGGGTCACCACTCCGCGCACCCCCGGCACCAGAACCCGTCCCTTTGAAAGCCCACCGCTGGTGTCGCCGTGCTCCCCGAGGATCCACCCGTTGAAGCTGCTGGCGTGGACGCCCAGCTGGGAGGCCATCAGGAAGCGGAATCGGGCCGAGTCCAAGTTGGTGCCGCTGCCGATGATGCGGTGCTTGGGGAGGCCGCTAAGCCGCCAGGTCACGTAGGTCAACACGTCCACTGTGGAGGATTATTTCATAACACACATTTGGAATACTGCTCCTCAAGGTACACTGGAAAAACACAGACAATATATACctcatatatacatactatataatatGGACAATACTACTATTAACAGTATAGAAAATACCAGACAcactcaaaagaaaaaaaaataaaattatgtacATAAGAACAAATGTACATATGAACAgaacaaaataatgaaatttcaatataaaaatacaaaataaaagcataaaaactagggttttttttttaaatatggccTGATACCAAGTCCCGTCTCTACACTACTatactacattaaaaaaaacaaagaaatgtcctctattttttattcaatttacctttttataacatttagcccaggggtgggcaaactacggcccgggggccacatccggcccgccaagtgtttgaatacggcccgcccaatctttcaaaagtatttaatttaaactcaacatacaacctggcatcatggcctgagccaaccttttgatggttgtatcaatttcgttgtttgacatggtgtgttgtttacaaagtgctcctgaaaaaagggacacaagcacataataataataaaaattaaaataataattattatattattattataactattatgattattatatttattatatcaatgctaattattatattaattatatatatgatattgttatatttgcatattttacataataataataatatcataattattattttaattttatttaaattattataatattttattatttttaaaatatttaaatataaatataaaataataaataataatagcagattgcatgacaattttacagatacaataataccacgtggactgttacgtgtaaaatatatagtctgcccccccccccggaaattttgtgatatcaatgcagcccgcgagtcaaaaagtttgcccacccctgatttagcctatcccagctgtcttggggcgagaggcggggtacaccctggactggtcgccagccaatcccagggcacatatagacaaacaaccattcacactcacattcatacctatggacaatttggagtggctaattaacctagcatgtttttggaatgtgggaggaaaccggagtacccggagaaaagccacgcatgcacgcccggggagaacatgcaaactccacacagagatgatggcGAGGGTGGCCGTGAGTACCTGGGTTGGAGACCACAATGATGATGCAATCCGGGCTGTATCTGACGATCTGCGGGACGATGTGCTTGAAGATGTTGACGTTTCTCTGGACCAGGTTGAGCCTGCTCTCGCCCTCCTGCTGCCGGACGCCTGCGGTCACCACCACGATGCGGGAGTTGGCTGTGACCGAGTAGTCTGGGACAGAGACGCATCACAGGAGAGGATCGGACCGTGGGCTCTCTGGTCACGTTCCACATGGACACAAAACACTCTGcatgttgttttcattcattttctaccgcttatcgtggggggtgctggagactatcccagctgtcttgaggcgagaggcggggtccaccctggactggtggccagccaatcgcagggcacatatagacaaacaaccattcacactcacattcatacctatggacaatttggagtggccaattaacctagcatgttcttggaatgtgcacggggagaacatgcaaactgcacaaagaggtggccgagggtgggattgaactcgggtctcctagctgtgaggtctgcacgctaaccactcggccaccatgcagcctgtaaTTCAACATGAGTTATGGTGATAAAACACACCTCCAGTATTATGATGCATGATTACCACTTTTACCACTAAATATTCATTTTGGCTCATTTTAATCATATTCCACTCTTTATTGGAAtgaagtattttattatattttttttcagctgaAAGGCGTTTATTTCTAGATATAGAAATCTtaatttaggatttttttttaatcaaggtATATGAACTAGTTGCATAGACAGATCATCggtttaagtattttttcctaatatttagtCTGTTAATTAAATTTATCGGATTTATGCTTCCTTCAAGGTTTGACAATAAGTTTGTAGCTCTttctactttttgtttttttttttacactttacgaCAATTAAGGAAGGGGGAAAAGAGAAAGAGTTGCAACACAAATGCAAATGACCAGGggtaacttatttttacactcttcacaaatattattattattattaccattattatccTGCATTAGAGTCACCGATCAATGACAGTTGTTCGGTTCCTGttcagtgaatttccacaaagtgggattccttatttagaaataaaatattttggtagttagcgcatagaaaacctatttaccaccttctaaatactgtttttaatgaatgattagagccctccagacatgaaataacacccctaaagtcccTGTTTATGCTCCCAtttccaaatataataaatgctCCAAATGAAAATTCTGTCCACAACAAATCCGCtgcataaaacaattaaaaacaaaaccttcACATGTGTATTGAATACCTTTATCTGCaattattttgggggttttgagGAAGAGGCTTCCGTGCTGAAGGTCCATCATCTCACCCTTGAGCTTATCCTCCATCACGTCCACCAGGGCCAACTCGTCTGCTAGCTCCTGcatgagcgcacacacacacacacacacacacatatatatatatatatatatacatacatacatatacatatatatatacatacatacatatacatacatatatatatatatatatacatacatatacatacatacatatatacacatacatatatatatatatacacatacatatatatatatatacacatacatatatatacacatacatatatatacacatacatacatatatacatacatacatatacatacatacatatatacatacatacatatatacatacatacatacatacatatatatacacatatatatacatacatatatacacacatacatatatatacatacatatatacatacatatatacatacatatatacacacatacatatatatacatacatatatacatacatacacacatacatatatatacatacacatacatatatatacatacatatatatatatatatatatatatatacatacatatatatatatatatatatatatatatatatatatatatatatatatatatatataacacctACTTCCTCAGAGGTGATGGTGCAAGCCTTACCCTGAGCAGGATGCTAACAGCACAAGCCATGCCCACTTGTCCAACTCCCACCACTGTCACTTTATTCCTCGGGGGTTCGGGTAAAGCGCCACACACGGGAGTGAGAAGCTTCTGCAGCGTGGATGCCATTTTTACCACTAGAGaaaggaaaacaacatgtcCTCTTATTGTCTacattcatcacacacacactaaaaaaaaaatcaacacgcACAAAAACCGCTGCTCTACTTGCTTTTGTGAGCGACGCTCCGAGTGGTCATGTAGAAACACCACCATGTGACCAGCATGGCCTCCACGACACCTCGTGTCCCTTTCTACCTACCGTGTACCTGCTGCTGCACGGACAccacgtgacccccccccccccctcctattCATCTGATACCAAACTTGACAGCGAGACTGCTAAAAGAGTTCCAATAATCCCTTAACGAGGCCTCCATCTGCTGCAGCCAAGCCTTGGCACCACaacataattacataattaccGATAATTAGAAATAAACACTTTCACGCCACTGTCACTGCTTTTTCTAAATGCTACCCAATTccggatctgcattgaaataaatattgtagAGATTCAAATCAGCAATaaaatggaaatagaaatattctaataacattgtaaatgttttatgtattcattttccTACTGAATGTGTTGATTACAATATGAAATGTTTATATTTCAGATTTTTGGATATACACAATTCAACAGTAATGTACGTATTCATAAATACAATTactgttgactttttattattattattggattatGGCATTATCTAAAGTATGCTGTGGTGACAATGGGAACTATATTCgctgtaatttaaaaaacatttattttattattttttaaatttgatgcTTTGAAGGTTACATTTCCAAACTGTACAACGTAAACTTAATTTGTACGTGGAATAAGATGATCAAATGGTGAATTGCGGCTTACACCAAAAGATTATCTGATCCGATTCCGTCCTCCCCacataaatattattatcaacACAGGGGGTGTCTCAGCTCAcctggtaaaaaaaagaaaaaaaaaaagaaaaagcagtcCAAGTGTGTCCAACAGTGTAACTTTCCTTAAAGATGGCCGACGGGTCTCCCGTCCTCTGCTGCTTCCGTTTGTGTCTGCTCCCGTTGTTGCTGACAGCCTGCTGGAATTAATTGCCCATAATCCTCTGCACCCGCCTCCCACCGAGATTTCACTTGGGACGCTCCCTCGCCTCCCTGCTGAGACAAAATGAACCGTGAGTGTCCATCCAAAGTGGGCTCAGACGTTACTCAGACGCCAATCCACTCACCGTGACATGTTAACAAGCAGGCTGGGGCAAATGAAGAGAGGAATAACCATCATCCGGTAACAACGCTGTTTATTTTATGATTCACTGCCTACACGATCATAAATAAACGGATAAAAAATTGTCACCCACATAACTGTTTGACGTGTGTCCATTGCGGGGAAGCTGCCAGGATGTGGATCACTTGATAGAGTCCAATTAAACACCTGCGTTACATTacatattgcttttttttttttaattgtatttaatcttTAGGAGTGCTATAAAAAGTCAAACGctagaaaaatatgaaaatcctAAGAGGTGCCTTGTTATATATTCCCACGCCCAGTGAACACACCCTGGCTCCAGGTGAGAGTTGAAAGCGTGGGGTTAATTTGCTCAGGCAGAAGTAGAGTTCAGATGAGGGTGTCTCAAATGGAGTCTAAGTCTGTGAGGGATTGCGTTTGGCAGTGAGGTGAGCTATGTGGGCACGTGTCTGttaaaaaaacgacaacaaaaaCCACGTGTCCTGCACTGAGGACTGAAGGAAATCTAATTGAAACCAGAGCAAAGAAACAAGCCAAAGAATCAAATGTAAACGGAAAAAGGAGCTGCAGAATGAGACTGCGATCAAGACGCTCTTGGCCGAAGATGCGCCGCTCCGAGACAGTGCCCAGGCTCCCATCTGTGCGCCGCGGTGAGCACCATGTAGACACGCTAGCTAGCTACTAACTCAGACGCTTCAGGACAAATCTGGTGATGGCGCGGCGTCGTGCTTTGGGAAGGTGGCGTTCAGGCGCCTCGCTGGCAAGATGAGCGCCTGGCAGACACAGACACGGACATCACAAAGAAAAGCTACAACCATGCGGGGATAACTGGCCTCTCCACGTTCTTCTACTGGGGGGGGGTCAAGGGGGTCAATACACGAAGACGACGGTTCACAGGTTAAAAACGGACATGTAAAATCAGTCTCTTGCGGCTGCCGCCAAACAGACGTCGACTGTTTGGGTGCACCTGCCTGCTGCACACGAAGAGGAAAAGCTGGAATCTGCACACGGGAACAACGTTCCCAATTGAGTGTGACTTCTTTGTCCGACCAGACGGGAGAAAGTAAAAGGTAGAAGGTGAACTGAGTTTGTTGCATGTGGTTGTGGTGGCAGggaggtgggcgtggccacggcgagaGACCGCCTTTACTTGCCGCCCAGGCCCAGGTAGGCGGCGGCACTCTCCACGCCGCCCTGAAGCAGGACGTGGATGCCGTCGACGAGGCCTTGGAGGGCGCTCACGTGAGCCTCATCCAGGTTTTGGTAGGCAAAGAAGAGCGAGCCGCCGACCGCCACCAGGAGCAGAAGCTTGAGCAGGAGGGGCAGGAAGCCTCGTCGGGTCGTCGCTTTGCCCAGAGAGGAGGCAGAGAGGACTCCCCGGGAGACGGACTCGGAGTAGGAGCGGCTCTCTGTGTGGACGGTGTGCTGCACGCGGGACTCGTCCAGCCAGTAGTCGCTGGGCTTCACGGGTCGGCCGGCTGCGCCACGGATCGGACGCCTGCAGGTCGCACTGCAGCGGAAatagaaagaaaaatatatgatatcgattttttccccacacatatagacaaacaaccattcacactcacattcatactaggGCTGGGACGACGTGTCCACATCAtcgacacaaaaaaatacatcgaagaactgcatgtcgatgcgccttcactcagaattagtggtgggcaaaaacgttcatttcagtgaacaggatcattccgcttcattcagtaaaaagagccgttcatttcggtcaattggtcgttagcctgtgatccccccatgcatagacccggtcagtcgtgtggagtcagtccgttcactcatgttcacgttggttccgactcaacagctcaccaactagtgctgtgtcggtcatgaacaaaacggCCGGCGGACTGAACGGATATTTTATGGGTGGTTCCTTCCTtcgcaaaaaaaaagtagttattTTACCTGTTCGTTCACAAACGCCACACCACTactcagaatcaaaacatggcGGCGGCTGCGGCAAAaattgtttaccaccttctaaatacactctggaacatgaatagagccctctagacatgaaataacacccctatagtcacctttatactcctattacccaatatagtagccatagtAAGGGAAAGTGAGACACgcattacctgtttaccaccttttagatccactttttaccatgattagagccctctagatatgaaataacacccctatagtcactgttactctcctattacccaatatagtagacatcataagggAAAATGAGACACGCaatacctgtttaccaccttctagatccacttttttaccatgattagagccctctagacatgaaataacacccctatagtcacctttatactcctattacccaatatagtagacatagtaagggaAAATGAGACATGCATTACCAAATTTACCACCTTTTAGAGCCACTTtttaccattagagccctctagatatgaaataacacccctatagtcaccgttactctcctattacccaatatagtagacatcataagggAAAATGAGACACgcattacctgtttaccaccttttagatccactttttaccatgattagagccctctagacatgaaataacacccctatagtcacctttatactcctattacccaatatagtagacatcataagggAAAATGAGACACAcattacctgtttaccaccttttagatccactttttaccatgattagagccctctagatatgaaataacacccctatagtcaccgttactctcctattacccaatatagtagacatcataagggAAAATGAGACACGCaatacctgtttaccaccttctagatccacttttttaccatgattagagccctctagacatgacatagcacccctatagtcacctttatactcctattacccaatatagtagacatagtaagggaAAATGAGACACGCATTACCTGTTTATCCActtttttaccatgattagagccctctagatatgaaataacacccctatagtcaccgttactctcctattacccaatatagtagacatcataagggAAAATGAGACACGCaatacctgtttaccaccttctagatccactttttaccatgattagagccctctagatatgaaataacacccctatagtcaccgttactctcctattacccaatatagtagacatagtaagggaAAATGAGACATTCATTACCAAATTTACCACCTTTTAGAGCCACTTtttaccattagagccctctagatgaaataacacccctattatAGTTaactttatactcctattacccaatatagtagacataagagaaaataacataGAAACCACGTATACCACCttcgaaatatatatatttttttaccattaaagccctctaaacatgaaataacacccctatagtcaccgttactctcct includes:
- the LOC131138174 gene encoding L-lactate dehydrogenase C chain-like, which codes for MLVTWWCFYMTTRSVAHKMVKMASTLQKLLTPVCGALPEPPRNKVTVVGVGQVGMACAVSILLRELADELALVDVMEDKLKGEMMDLQHGSLFLKTPKIIADKDYSVTANSRIVVVTAGVRQQEGESRLNLVQRNVNIFKHIVPQIVRYSPDCIIIVVSNPVDVLTYVTWRLSGLPKHRIIGSGTNLDSARFRFLMASQLGVHASSFNGWILGEHGDTSVPVWSGANVAGVNLQALNPDIGTDGDEENWRETHKMVVDSAYEVIRLKGYTNWAIGLSVADLTESILRNLNRIHPVSTMVQGMYGIHEHVYLSLPCVLNAGGVASVVNVTLTDDEVSQLQASGATLWDIQKDLQDI